GAAGTGGAACGATTTTAGCTTCACCTTTTGGGGGCTGGAAAATGTTAAAGAGAGatttgtacatgtcatttgAGCAATTATCTTTAACTAACCCTTCCACCTTACAACGCTCACCGTGCCCTCGACGGTTAGGCCTAAACAAAATAACTTTAatgtttggttcctgttaccctaaccccacctagcttttcactgccgaccctaaagtattttttaatgtattcgctgttcttccagtctgtaattactgtacatctgataggaagaatacaaatacacaacacagagaccatttggaaaacaatataaaacctgaattagacactcacacagaaaaactatatataataaaataacgcaacaatctacctatcccacctattctaaaaatgagcgtaaccggaaccacactaTTTTTTTGATTAGGCCTTACCGCAATGTTAATTTTAAGCGAAATGCTAAAAAAAACTGACACTCTCATTACCTTTACTTTTTAGGACCTGAATTGAAAACCCTTCTTCGTGACCTTTGCACTTTGTATTGACAATTGACGTGTCAACCGACTCCTTCAAATCTATGTCCATCAAATAAACGCCCTCATCGTCAGATTTGGTGGTGTTTGTAATGTAAAATGTTACCAGCATATTTCTGGAATTATCTCTTTTGAGATCTATACAGTATTTTCCATGACACGATGGTCTTATCATTTCATATTCTGCTTCTGCAAGGTGTTTATATTTGCTTCTGTCGTCCTGGGATACCTTGACAGTAACTACGTCGTCGTTGTCAAAGTCTTTGCAGCTGAGTTTGAAAGTGATGGAGAATGGACTGCCTTCATAAACGTTCAAAATGATTCCCATCAATTGACGTTCTGACGGTGTGGGGGCGCTATGTGTCACTgtaaaagaaaagaagagtATGGTGTAGtattttttaatgatttctTGAAGTGAGGCAAACGTTAACAGGAACCGTAGAAATTCCAATCAACTAGTCTGATggaaaaattaaattcttcgaatttcaatacatgtatacgtctgtctgtctgtccgttagTCCGCCCGCTCTcacgtacgtgtatgtatgtatgtatgtatgtatgtatgtatgtatgtatgtatgtatgtatgtatgtgtgtgtgtgtgtgtctgtctgtctgtctgtctgtctgtctgtctgtctgtctgtctgtctgtctgtctgtctgtctgtctgtctgtctgtctgtctgtatgtatgtatgtatgtatgtatgtatgtatgtgtgtctgtgtgtgtgtatgtatgtatgtatgtatgtatgtatgtatgtatgtatgtatgtatgtatgtgtgtgtatgtatgtatgtatgtatatatgtatgtatgtatgtatgtatgtatgtatgtatatatgtatgtatgtatgtatgtatgtatgcatgcatgcatgtatggatggatggatggatgtgtgtatg
This is a stretch of genomic DNA from Glandiceps talaboti chromosome 9, keGlaTala1.1, whole genome shotgun sequence. It encodes these proteins:
- the LOC144440477 gene encoding uncharacterized protein LOC144440477, whose product is MMPRDRATSICVGIAVFTLLQPHVTHSAPTPSERQLMGIILNVYEGSPFSITFKLSCKDFDNDDVVTVKVSQDDRSKYKHLAEAEYEMIRPSCHGKYCIDLKRDNSRNMLVTFYITNTTKSDDEGVYLMDIDLKESVDTSIVNTKCKGHEEGFSIQVLKSKDLTNGCKPKEKNKRHRESKSRRQKGRRRRRRRKDRQ